In Pseudomonas fluorescens NCIMB 11764, a single window of DNA contains:
- a CDS encoding IS3 family transposase (programmed frameshift) produces the protein MTNSNDKSGELLGQERRRRWSPEQKLAMVRESLEPGQSVSVVARRNGINANQLFLWRKLYQDGSLSAVSAGEAVVPASELSDALKQIRELQRMLGKKTMEAEILKEAVEIARSPKMDCALTLVAGGRPVKLVSECLGVARSQLTVRIKQLVSPKVRRNRPVNDAELVAEIQQQVSELPSYGYRRVWGLLRRARETQLLPAINVKRVYRVMRDHNLLLERRIKQPGVPRRHEGRIAVQTSDTRWCSDGFEFRCEDGAKLSVTFALDCCDREAIGWVASPTGYSGDDIRDLMLESVEKRFGDQLPATPVQWLSDNGSAYTAEQTRLFARQIGLQPVTTPVRSPQSNGMAESFVKTIKRDYVAHMPKPDRETALRNLAIAFEHYNEQHPHSALSYRSPREFRRLAAASS, from the exons ATGACTAACAGCAACGATAAGAGTGGGGAGCTTTTGGGCCAGGAGCGGCGGCGCCGCTGGAGCCCGGAGCAAAAACTGGCCATGGTTCGCGAGAGCCTTGAGCCAGGACAAAGCGTTTCGGTGGTGGCTCGGCGCAACGGCATCAATGCCAACCAGCTGTTCCTGTGGCGCAAGCTGTATCAGGACGGCAGCCTGTCGGCGGTCAGTGCTGGTGAGGCCGTGGTGCCTGCCTCCGAGCTGAGCGATGCGCTCAAGCAGATCCGTGAACTGCAACGGATGCTGGGCAAAAAAACGATGGAAGCAGAAATCCTCAAAGAGGCCGTCGAGATCGCCCGGTCGC CGAAAATGGATTGCGCACTCACCCTTGTTGCCGGGGGACGACCAGTGAAGCTGGTCAGCGAATGTCTCGGTGTGGCGCGCTCGCAATTAACGGTTCGAATCAAGCAATTGGTATCGCCCAAAGTACGGCGAAACAGGCCTGTGAACGACGCTGAGTTGGTGGCCGAAATCCAGCAACAGGTCAGCGAACTGCCCAGCTATGGCTACCGTCGAGTCTGGGGATTGCTGCGTCGCGCCCGTGAAACCCAGTTGCTACCCGCGATCAACGTGAAGCGGGTTTACCGGGTGATGCGTGATCACAACCTGCTGCTTGAACGCCGGATCAAACAACCCGGCGTGCCGCGTCGGCACGAAGGCCGTATTGCGGTGCAAACCAGCGATACGCGTTGGTGCTCGGATGGCTTTGAATTCCGTTGCGAGGACGGCGCCAAACTGAGCGTGACCTTCGCCCTGGACTGCTGTGATCGCGAAGCCATCGGCTGGGTCGCCAGCCCAACCGGGTACAGCGGCGATGATATCCGCGACTTGATGCTGGAAAGCGTGGAGAAGCGCTTCGGTGATCAACTGCCTGCAACGCCGGTGCAGTGGCTCAGCGATAACGGTTCGGCCTACACCGCCGAACAGACGCGCCTGTTTGCTCGACAGATCGGCTTGCAGCCGGTGACCACACCGGTGCGCAGCCCGCAGAGCAACGGCATGGCCGAGAGCTTCGTGAAGACGATCAAGCGTGACTACGTGGCGCACATGCCCAAGCCGGATCGAGAAACGGCGCTGCGCAACCTGGCCATTGCCTTCGAGCATTACAACGAGCAGCATCCGCATAGTGCCTTGAGCTATCGCTCGCCGAGGGAGTTCAGGCGCTTGGCCGCAGCATCAAGTTAA
- a CDS encoding tyrosine-type recombinase/integrase, whose product MPLTVLQIKASKPAEKAFTLSDSSGLALLVKPNGSKYWHFRYRFQGRAARMSLGVYPHVSLQEARELATECRSLLKQGTNPGTKRRDDKLQQQEAGLNTFSRAAEYWYQFKSDSGRSPATLKKIRDYLDKDLLPSLGEKQLSVITRGDCANLQASIEKRGAFNVADKTRTWLKQIFSQAIARGLCEHNPASELHAIAIAPPPTQHYPHLHENELPEFLQALSKTTSRLPARIASWMTILTASRPGMVRYAKWEEIDFEEGIWTIPAARMKMRRDYVSPLPHQLIAMLIKLNQSTGRSQYLFPGNGEKQPVISENTINLVFAKIGYKGRLVSHGTRHTASTLLREHGWLKDHVESQLAHVEGGISGEYNQALYLPQRRIMMQ is encoded by the coding sequence ATGCCACTGACCGTCTTGCAGATCAAAGCTTCCAAGCCTGCCGAAAAGGCATTTACCCTGAGTGATAGTTCGGGTCTTGCCCTGCTGGTGAAACCGAACGGCAGCAAGTATTGGCATTTCCGTTATCGCTTCCAGGGCCGCGCTGCCCGCATGTCTCTGGGTGTCTACCCGCATGTTTCCTTACAGGAGGCTCGTGAACTGGCGACAGAGTGTCGCAGCCTGCTCAAACAAGGGACCAACCCCGGAACAAAACGCCGCGATGACAAGCTGCAGCAGCAAGAAGCGGGACTCAACACCTTCAGTCGCGCGGCGGAATACTGGTATCAGTTCAAGTCCGACTCCGGACGCAGCCCCGCGACGCTGAAGAAAATCCGCGACTACCTCGATAAAGATTTGCTGCCCTCCCTGGGTGAGAAGCAGTTGAGCGTAATTACCCGAGGTGACTGCGCCAACCTACAGGCCAGCATCGAAAAACGGGGCGCCTTCAACGTCGCAGACAAAACCCGAACCTGGCTCAAACAGATTTTTAGTCAAGCGATCGCACGCGGCCTGTGCGAACACAATCCAGCCTCCGAACTCCATGCCATTGCGATAGCTCCACCGCCAACTCAGCACTACCCACATCTGCACGAAAACGAACTGCCTGAATTTCTCCAGGCCTTGAGCAAGACCACCAGCCGGTTACCAGCGAGGATTGCGTCATGGATGACGATTTTGACCGCTAGCCGCCCCGGGATGGTTCGCTACGCAAAATGGGAGGAAATTGATTTCGAGGAAGGGATATGGACCATCCCAGCCGCCCGCATGAAGATGCGCAGAGACTACGTCAGCCCTCTACCTCATCAACTGATCGCTATGCTCATCAAGCTGAACCAAAGCACTGGACGCAGCCAATATCTATTCCCGGGCAATGGCGAAAAACAGCCGGTCATCAGTGAAAACACGATCAATCTGGTGTTCGCCAAGATCGGCTATAAAGGACGACTCGTCAGCCATGGCACTCGCCATACAGCAAGCACGCTGCTGCGCGAACATGGTTGGCTGAAGGACCATGTCGAAAGCCAGCTGGCTCACGTCGAGGGCGGCATCTCTGGTGAGTACAATCAAGCCCTATACCTACCGCAACGTCGGATCATGATGCAGTGA
- the queA gene encoding tRNA preQ1(34) S-adenosylmethionine ribosyltransferase-isomerase QueA gives MRVADFTFELPDSLIARHPLAERRNSRLLTLDGVSGALAHRQFTDLLEHLRPGDLMVFNNTRVIPARLFGQKASGGKLEILVERVLDSHRVLAHVRSSKSPKPGSKILIDGGGEAEMLARHDALFELGFAEEVLPLLDRVGHMPLPPYIDRPDEGSDRERYQTVYAERLGAVAAPTAGLHFDQPLMEAIAAKGVETAFVTLHVGAGTFQPVRVEKIEDHHMHTEWLEVGQDVVDAVAACRARGGRVVAVGTTSVRSLESAARDGVLKPFSGDTDIFIYPGRPFHVVDALVTNFHLPESTLLMLVSAFAGYPEAMAAYKAAVEHEYRFFSYGDAMFITRNPAPRGPEDKE, from the coding sequence ATGCGCGTTGCTGACTTTACTTTCGAACTCCCTGATTCGCTGATTGCTCGCCACCCTTTGGCCGAGCGTCGCAACAGTCGCCTGTTGACCCTTGATGGGGTCAGCGGCGCCCTGGCACACCGTCAATTCACTGATTTGCTTGAGCATTTGCGCCCGGGCGATTTGATGGTGTTCAACAATACCCGGGTGATTCCGGCGCGGCTGTTTGGCCAGAAGGCTTCCGGCGGCAAGCTGGAAATCCTGGTGGAGCGGGTGCTGGACAGCCATCGCGTGCTGGCCCATGTGCGCTCCAGCAAGTCGCCGAAGCCGGGTTCGAAGATCCTCATCGACGGCGGTGGCGAAGCCGAGATGCTGGCGCGTCACGATGCGTTGTTCGAGCTGGGTTTCGCCGAAGAGGTGTTGCCGCTGCTCGACCGCGTCGGGCACATGCCGTTGCCTCCTTATATAGACCGCCCGGATGAAGGCTCGGACCGCGAGCGTTATCAGACGGTGTACGCCGAGCGCCTGGGCGCGGTGGCGGCGCCGACGGCGGGGCTGCATTTCGATCAGCCGCTGATGGAGGCGATTGCCGCCAAGGGCGTCGAGACGGCGTTCGTGACCTTGCACGTGGGCGCGGGCACGTTCCAGCCGGTGCGGGTCGAGAAGATCGAAGATCACCACATGCACACCGAGTGGCTGGAAGTCGGCCAGGACGTGGTCGATGCCGTCGCCGCTTGCCGTGCTCGCGGTGGTCGCGTGGTAGCCGTGGGGACCACCAGCGTGCGTTCCCTGGAAAGTGCCGCGCGCGATGGCGTGCTCAAGCCGTTCAGTGGCGACACGGACATCTTTATCTACCCGGGCCGGCCGTTTCATGTGGTCGATGCCCTGGTCACCAACTTTCATTTGCCCGAATCCACGCTGTTGATGCTGGTTTCGGCGTTCGCCGGTTATCCCGAAGCCATGGCCGCCTATAAAGCCGCCGTGGAGCATGAATACCGCTTTTTCAGCTACGGTGATGCGATGTTTATCACCCGTAACCCCGCACCACGTGGCCCTGAGGACAAAGAATGA
- the tgt gene encoding tRNA guanosine(34) transglycosylase Tgt yields the protein MSFELLATDGKARRGRLTFPRGTVETPAFMPVGTYGTVKGMLPRDIVATGAEIILGNTFHLWLRPGTEVIKKHGDLHDFMQWKGPILTDSGGFQVFSLGAMRKIKEEGVTFASPVDGAKVFMGPEESMQVQRDLGSDIVMIFDECTPYPADEDVARVSMELSLRWAKRSKEAHGDNTAALFGIVQGGMHQDLRMRSLEGLDQIGFDGLAIGGLSVGEPKHEMIKVLDYLPGQMPADKPRYLMGVGKPEDLVEGVRRGVDMFDCVMPTRNARNGHLFIDTGVLKIRNAFHRHDDSPLDPTCDCYTCQNFSRAYLHHLDKCGEMLGSMLNTIHNLRHYQVLMAGLREAIQQGTLAAFVDAFYAKRGLPVPPLD from the coding sequence ATGTCGTTTGAGTTGCTTGCTACCGACGGCAAGGCTCGTCGCGGTCGATTGACCTTCCCGCGCGGTACCGTCGAAACCCCGGCCTTCATGCCGGTGGGCACGTACGGCACCGTCAAGGGCATGCTGCCGCGGGATATCGTCGCGACCGGCGCGGAAATCATTCTGGGCAACACCTTCCACTTGTGGCTGCGTCCGGGCACCGAAGTGATCAAGAAGCACGGCGACCTGCACGATTTCATGCAGTGGAAAGGCCCGATTCTGACCGACTCCGGCGGTTTCCAGGTGTTCAGCCTGGGCGCGATGCGCAAGATCAAGGAGGAGGGCGTGACCTTCGCCTCTCCGGTGGATGGCGCCAAAGTGTTCATGGGGCCGGAAGAGTCGATGCAGGTCCAGCGTGACCTGGGCTCGGACATCGTGATGATTTTCGACGAATGCACGCCGTACCCGGCCGATGAAGACGTCGCTCGTGTGTCGATGGAGCTGTCGTTGCGCTGGGCCAAGCGTTCGAAAGAAGCCCACGGCGACAACACGGCGGCGCTGTTCGGCATCGTTCAGGGTGGCATGCACCAGGATTTGCGCATGCGTTCGCTGGAAGGCCTCGACCAGATCGGTTTCGATGGCCTGGCCATCGGCGGCTTGTCTGTAGGCGAGCCGAAGCACGAGATGATCAAGGTGCTGGATTACCTGCCGGGCCAGATGCCGGCTGACAAACCTCGTTACCTTATGGGCGTTGGCAAACCGGAAGATCTGGTTGAGGGTGTGCGCCGCGGTGTGGACATGTTCGATTGCGTGATGCCAACCCGTAATGCCCGCAATGGGCATCTGTTCATTGATACTGGTGTGCTGAAGATCCGTAACGCGTTCCATCGCCATGATGATTCGCCGCTCGATCCGACCTGCGATTGCTATACCTGCCAGAACTTCTCCCGCGCTTATCTGCATCACCTGGACAAGTGCGGCGAAATGCTGGGAAGCATGCTCAATACCATCCATAACTTGCGTCATTATCAAGTGCTTATGGCTGGTTTGCGCGAGGCTATTCAACAGGGTACATTGGCCGCCTTTGTCGATGCCTTCTACGCCAAACGCGGGTTACCTGTTCCGCCTTTGGACTGA
- the yajC gene encoding preprotein translocase subunit YajC: protein MSFFISNAMADAAAPAAAGPMGGGFEWIFLVGFLVIFYLMIWRPQAKRAKEQKNLLSSLQKGDEVVTTGGIAGKITKVADDFVVLEVSDTVEMKFQKGAIAATLPKGTLKAI, encoded by the coding sequence ATGAGCTTTTTTATCTCGAATGCCATGGCTGACGCTGCTGCACCGGCCGCTGCCGGCCCTATGGGTGGCGGTTTTGAGTGGATTTTCCTGGTCGGTTTCCTGGTCATCTTCTACCTGATGATCTGGCGTCCACAGGCCAAGCGCGCCAAAGAGCAGAAGAACCTGCTGAGCAGCCTGCAGAAAGGCGACGAAGTTGTGACCACCGGCGGCATCGCCGGCAAGATCACTAAAGTGGCTGATGATTTCGTGGTTCTGGAAGTTTCCGACACCGTCGAAATGAAGTTCCAGAAAGGCGCTATTGCCGCCACGCTGCCAAAAGGCACGCTGAAAGCGATCTAA
- the secD gene encoding protein translocase subunit SecD, with amino-acid sequence MLNKYPLWKYILILAVLAVGLIYSAPNLYPDDPAIQVSGASTALQVNQADLDRVSAALKESGINVKAATLAANGKGGLIRLTKAEDQLPAKDVVRKALGDDYVVALNLAQTTPQWLRSLGAHPMKLGLDLSGGVHFLLEVDMDKALDARLKVYEGDVKSLLRKEKLRYRSLPQLNGAIQLGFADEASREQARTLIRKNFNDFDIVPADLNGQAVLRLAMTPAKLAEIREYSIKQNLTTVRNRVNELGVAEPIVQRQGANRIVVELPGVQDTAEAKRILGKTANLEFRLAAEPGASKATSETFEFREGNRPPAQIERGLIITGDQVTDAKAGFGEHGTPEVNIRLDGHGGELMSRATRSNVGRSMAVIFIEQRPVTTYVKQVVNGVEKDVPVQTFKEEKKIISLATIQSPLGAQFRITGLNGQGESSELALLLRAGGLAAPMYFAEERTIGPSLGADNIVKGIDASLWGMLFVSLFIIAIYRFFGIIATVALAVNMVLLLALMSLLGATLTLPGIAGIVLTMGMAVDANVLIFSRIREEIAAGMTVQRAINEGFGRAFTAILDANLTTLLVGGILFAMGTGPVKGFAVTMSLGIFTSMFTAIMVTRAMVNLIFGGRDFKKLWI; translated from the coding sequence ATGCTGAACAAATACCCTCTGTGGAAATACATTCTGATCCTGGCGGTGCTGGCGGTCGGTCTGATTTATTCCGCTCCCAATTTATATCCTGATGACCCGGCCATTCAGGTCAGCGGCGCAAGCACTGCGCTGCAAGTCAATCAGGCTGATCTGGATCGTGTGAGCGCTGCGCTCAAGGAATCCGGGATCAACGTCAAGGCAGCCACGCTGGCGGCCAACGGCAAGGGCGGTCTGATTCGTCTGACCAAGGCTGAAGACCAGCTGCCGGCCAAAGACGTCGTGCGCAAGGCATTGGGTGATGACTACGTCGTTGCACTGAACCTGGCACAAACCACTCCGCAGTGGCTGCGCAGCCTCGGCGCGCACCCGATGAAGCTGGGTCTGGACTTGTCCGGTGGTGTGCACTTCCTGCTGGAAGTGGACATGGACAAAGCCCTCGACGCACGCTTGAAAGTGTACGAAGGCGATGTAAAGAGCCTGTTGCGTAAAGAGAAACTGCGCTATCGCAGCCTGCCGCAACTCAACGGTGCCATCCAGCTGGGCTTCGCTGATGAAGCTTCCCGCGAACAGGCCCGCACACTGATCCGCAAGAACTTCAACGATTTCGACATTGTGCCGGCCGACCTGAATGGTCAGGCGGTGCTGCGTCTGGCGATGACCCCGGCCAAGCTGGCGGAAATCCGCGAATACTCCATCAAGCAGAACTTGACCACGGTCCGTAACCGCGTCAACGAGCTGGGTGTTGCCGAACCGATCGTTCAGCGTCAGGGCGCCAACCGCATCGTGGTTGAGCTGCCGGGCGTGCAGGACACCGCAGAAGCCAAGCGTATCCTCGGCAAGACGGCCAACCTTGAGTTCCGTCTGGCTGCAGAGCCTGGCGCTTCGAAAGCCACTTCCGAAACCTTCGAGTTCCGCGAAGGCAACCGTCCTCCGGCACAGATCGAGCGTGGCCTGATCATCACTGGTGACCAGGTGACTGACGCCAAGGCTGGCTTCGGCGAGCACGGCACGCCAGAGGTGAACATCCGTCTGGATGGTCACGGTGGCGAGCTGATGAGCCGCGCAACGCGCAGCAACGTCGGTCGCAGCATGGCGGTGATCTTCATCGAGCAGCGTCCGGTCACCACTTACGTCAAGCAAGTGGTTAACGGCGTCGAGAAAGACGTACCGGTTCAAACCTTCAAGGAAGAGAAGAAGATCATCAGCCTCGCGACCATCCAGTCGCCGCTGGGTGCTCAATTCCGCATCACTGGCCTGAACGGTCAGGGCGAGTCGTCCGAACTGGCGCTGCTGTTGCGTGCCGGTGGTCTGGCTGCACCGATGTACTTCGCTGAAGAGCGCACAATTGGCCCAAGCCTGGGTGCCGACAACATCGTCAAGGGTATCGATGCATCGCTGTGGGGCATGCTGTTTGTCTCGCTGTTCATCATCGCCATCTACCGCTTCTTCGGCATCATCGCCACCGTCGCGCTGGCGGTGAACATGGTGCTGCTGCTGGCCCTGATGTCGCTGCTGGGTGCAACGCTGACCCTGCCGGGTATCGCCGGTATCGTGTTGACCATGGGTATGGCGGTCGACGCCAACGTCCTGATCTTCTCGCGGATTCGTGAAGAGATCGCGGCGGGCATGACCGTGCAGCGGGCAATCAACGAAGGCTTCGGCCGGGCATTCACCGCGATTCTCGACGCCAACCTGACAACGTTGTTGGTCGGCGGGATTCTCTTTGCGATGGGCACAGGCCCGGTCAAAGGCTTCGCAGTGACCATGTCCCTCGGGATCTTTACCTCGATGTTCACGGCCATCATGGTGACCCGCGCGATGGTCAACCTGATCTTCGGCGGTCGTGACTTCAAGAAGTTGTGGATTTAA
- the secF gene encoding protein translocase subunit SecF has translation MLRTINFMGVRNVAFGVTLFLTALALFSVATKGMNWGLDFTGGTLIELTYERPADVTKVREQLVTSGYHEAIVQSFGATTDLLVRMPGEDPQLGHQVAEALLKVGGDNPATVKRVEFVGPQVGEELRDQGGLGMLMALGGILIYLAFRFQWKFAVGAIVSLIHDVIVTIGILSFFQITFDLTVLAAVLAIIGYSLNDTIVVFDRVRENFRVLRKASLIENINISTTQTLLRTMATSISTLLAIAALLFFGGDNLFGFSIALFIGVLAGTYSSIYIANVVLIWLNLSTEDLIAPVATDKEIDDRP, from the coding sequence ATGTTACGTACAATCAACTTCATGGGCGTTCGCAACGTTGCGTTCGGCGTCACATTGTTCCTCACGGCATTGGCATTGTTCAGCGTCGCCACCAAGGGCATGAACTGGGGCCTGGACTTCACCGGCGGTACGCTCATCGAGCTGACCTACGAGCGTCCGGCCGATGTCACCAAGGTGCGTGAGCAACTGGTTACTTCGGGTTATCACGAGGCGATCGTGCAGAGCTTCGGTGCAACCACCGATTTGCTGGTGCGCATGCCGGGTGAAGATCCGCAGCTGGGCCATCAAGTGGCTGAAGCGCTGCTGAAGGTCGGCGGCGACAACCCGGCGACGGTCAAGCGCGTCGAGTTCGTCGGCCCGCAGGTCGGTGAAGAGCTGCGCGACCAGGGCGGCCTCGGCATGCTGATGGCGCTGGGCGGCATCCTGATCTACCTGGCTTTCCGCTTTCAGTGGAAGTTTGCGGTCGGTGCCATCGTTTCTCTGATCCACGACGTGATCGTGACCATCGGTATCCTGTCGTTCTTCCAGATCACCTTCGACCTGACGGTATTGGCGGCGGTGCTGGCGATCATCGGTTACTCGCTCAACGACACCATCGTGGTATTCGACCGGGTTCGTGAGAACTTCCGGGTGCTGCGCAAGGCCAGCCTGATCGAGAACATCAACATCTCGACCACGCAAACCCTGCTGCGGACCATGGCGACGTCGATCTCCACCTTGCTGGCGATCGCGGCCCTGCTGTTCTTCGGCGGCGACAACCTGTTCGGCTTCTCCATCGCCCTGTTTATCGGTGTTCTGGCGGGTACTTACTCGTCGATCTACATCGCCAACGTGGTGTTGATCTGGCTGAACCTGAGCACCGAAGACCTGATTGCTCCAGTGGCCACTGACAAGGAAATCGACGACCGTCCATAA
- a CDS encoding glycine zipper 2TM domain-containing protein: MNKSLLVGAVLGAVGVTAGGAVATYSLVKSGPEYAQVLAVEPVKTQIKTPREVCKDVTVTRQAPVKDQHQIAGTVVGALAGGLLGNQIGGGTGKKIATVAGAVGGGYAGNKVQEGMQERDTYTTTQTRCNTVNDISDKVVGYDVRYSLDGKEGKVRMDRDPGNQIPVDKEGKLILSQNQQGQ, from the coding sequence GTGAACAAGTCGTTGCTGGTTGGTGCGGTATTGGGTGCTGTCGGTGTGACTGCCGGGGGTGCTGTTGCCACCTACAGCCTGGTTAAAAGCGGCCCTGAGTATGCGCAAGTTCTAGCCGTTGAACCGGTCAAGACACAAATCAAGACGCCACGTGAAGTGTGCAAGGACGTCACGGTAACCCGGCAAGCGCCGGTGAAAGATCAACACCAGATCGCGGGTACGGTGGTAGGTGCACTGGCTGGTGGTCTGCTGGGTAACCAGATCGGCGGCGGCACCGGCAAGAAAATTGCCACGGTTGCGGGCGCGGTCGGTGGTGGTTACGCCGGCAACAAGGTTCAGGAAGGCATGCAGGAGCGTGACACCTACACCACGACTCAAACTCGCTGTAACACCGTGAATGACATCAGCGACAAGGTTGTGGGTTATGACGTTCGTTATTCGCTGGATGGCAAGGAAGGCAAGGTGCGGATGGATCGTGATCCGGGCAACCAGATTCCGGTCGATAAGGAAGGCAAGTTGATCCTGTCGCAGAATCAGCAGGGTCAATAA
- the suhB gene encoding inositol-phosphate phosphatase, with protein MQPMLNIALRAARSASELIFRSIERLDTIKVDEKDAKDYVSEVDRAAEQKIIDALRKAYPNHSIMGEETGMHAGTGIEGEEYLWIIDPLDGTTNFLRGIPHFAVSIACKYRGRLEHAVVLDPVRQEEFTASRGRGAQLNGRRLRVSGRTSLDGALLGTGFSFRDDQMDNLDNYLGMFRALVGQTAGIRRAGAASLDLAYVAAGRFDAFWESGLSEWDMAAGALLIQEAGGLVSDFTGGHDFLEKGHIVAGNTKCFKAVLTAIQPHLPASLKR; from the coding sequence ATGCAGCCCATGCTGAATATCGCGCTGCGCGCCGCCCGCAGCGCCAGTGAATTGATCTTCCGCTCCATCGAGCGCCTGGATACCATCAAGGTCGACGAAAAAGACGCCAAGGATTATGTATCCGAGGTGGACCGCGCCGCTGAACAGAAAATCATCGACGCGCTGCGCAAGGCTTACCCGAACCACTCGATCATGGGTGAAGAAACCGGCATGCACGCCGGCACCGGGATCGAAGGCGAAGAATACCTGTGGATCATCGATCCGCTGGACGGCACCACCAACTTCCTGCGCGGCATTCCTCACTTCGCTGTCAGCATCGCCTGCAAATACCGCGGTCGCCTGGAACACGCTGTTGTCCTGGACCCGGTTCGCCAGGAAGAATTCACCGCCAGCCGTGGTCGCGGCGCTCAACTGAACGGTCGTCGCCTGCGCGTCAGCGGTCGCACCAGCCTCGACGGCGCCCTGCTGGGTACCGGCTTCTCGTTCCGTGACGACCAGATGGACAACCTCGACAACTACCTGGGCATGTTCCGCGCCCTGGTTGGCCAGACCGCAGGCATCCGCCGCGCCGGCGCGGCGAGCCTGGACCTGGCTTACGTGGCAGCGGGCCGTTTCGATGCATTCTGGGAGTCGGGCCTGTCCGAGTGGGACATGGCGGCAGGCGCCCTGTTGATCCAGGAAGCCGGCGGTTTGGTGAGCGACTTCACCGGCGGTCACGATTTCCTTGAGAAAGGCCACATCGTTGCCGGTAACACCAAATGCTTCAAGGCAGTGCTGACGGCGATCCAGCCGCACCTGCCAGCCTCGCTGAAGCGCTAA
- the trmJ gene encoding tRNA (cytosine(32)/uridine(32)-2'-O)-methyltransferase TrmJ, with the protein MLQNIRVVLVNTSHPGNIGGAARAMKNMGLSRLVLVEPRLFPHHEADARASGAGDILENAQVVATLEDALVGCNLVLGTSARDRRIPWPLLDPRECGTKVVEEAGQGAEIALVFGREDSGLTNEELQRCHYHVHIPSDPEFSSLNLGAAVQVLSYEVRMSWLAAQGQPSKVEKEEVASVKSAELATMDELERFYEHLEQTLVAIEFLDPEKPRHLMARLRRLYGRSSVSRAEMNILRGILTETQKAARGELLKRKD; encoded by the coding sequence GTGCTGCAAAACATTCGTGTCGTCCTGGTCAATACCAGCCACCCCGGCAATATCGGAGGGGCTGCGCGCGCCATGAAGAACATGGGCCTGTCGCGGCTGGTGCTGGTCGAACCACGGCTGTTCCCGCACCACGAGGCGGATGCCCGTGCCTCCGGCGCCGGGGACATCCTTGAAAACGCGCAAGTCGTCGCCACCTTGGAAGATGCGTTGGTTGGCTGCAATCTGGTGCTCGGTACCAGCGCTCGTGACCGACGCATTCCCTGGCCGCTGCTCGATCCACGCGAATGCGGGACGAAAGTGGTCGAGGAGGCGGGGCAGGGCGCCGAAATCGCTTTGGTCTTTGGTCGTGAAGATTCCGGCCTGACCAATGAAGAGCTGCAGCGATGTCATTATCACGTGCACATCCCATCAGACCCTGAGTTCAGCTCGCTGAACCTTGGGGCAGCGGTGCAGGTGTTGAGTTATGAAGTGCGCATGTCCTGGCTCGCGGCCCAAGGCCAGCCGAGCAAGGTCGAGAAGGAAGAAGTGGCCTCCGTCAAAAGCGCTGAGCTGGCGACCATGGATGAGCTGGAGCGATTCTATGAGCACCTGGAGCAAACCCTGGTGGCCATCGAATTCCTCGATCCGGAAAAGCCACGGCACTTGATGGCGCGCCTGCGTCGGTTGTACGGACGAAGCTCGGTCAGCCGGGCGGAAATGAATATATTGCGTGGCATCCTCACGGAAACCCAGAAAGCGGCCCGTGGCGAGCTTCTAAAGCGGAAGGATTAA
- the cysE gene encoding serine O-acetyltransferase produces MFERLREDIQSVFHRDPAARNAFEVLTCYPGMHAIWIHRLSSMLWRADLKWLARLVSNFGRWLTGIEIHPGAKVGRRFFIDHGMGIVIGETAEIGNDVTLYQGVTLGGTSWNKGKRHPTLEDGVVVGAGAKVLGPFTVGAGAKVGSNAVVTKAVPAGATVVGIPGRIIVKSDEEQDAKRKAMAEKIGFDAYGVGEDMPDPVARAINQLLDHLQAVDGRLEGMCGALKDLGSNYCAKDLPELREEDFACVKDKDQSQAS; encoded by the coding sequence ATGTTCGAGCGTTTGCGTGAAGATATCCAGAGTGTTTTCCATCGTGACCCGGCGGCGCGTAACGCTTTTGAAGTCCTGACTTGCTACCCGGGCATGCACGCCATCTGGATCCATCGTTTGTCCTCGATGTTGTGGCGGGCGGACTTGAAATGGCTGGCGCGGCTGGTGTCGAACTTCGGTCGCTGGTTGACTGGGATCGAGATTCATCCGGGGGCCAAGGTGGGTCGTCGTTTCTTTATTGACCATGGCATGGGCATTGTCATTGGTGAGACCGCCGAGATCGGCAATGACGTCACCCTTTATCAGGGTGTGACGCTCGGTGGTACCAGCTGGAATAAAGGCAAGCGTCACCCGACGCTGGAAGATGGCGTTGTGGTGGGGGCGGGTGCCAAGGTGCTCGGCCCGTTCACCGTCGGAGCCGGGGCCAAGGTCGGTTCCAACGCCGTGGTGACCAAGGCTGTGCCGGCGGGTGCGACAGTGGTCGGCATTCCGGGGCGGATCATCGTCAAGTCCGATGAAGAGCAGGACGCCAAGCGCAAGGCCATGGCTGAGAAGATCGGTTTTGACGCTTACGGTGTCGGCGAAGACATGCCGGACCCGGTGGCTCGCGCCATCAATCAGTTGCTCGATCATTTGCAGGCGGTTGATGGGCGTCTGGAGGGGATGTGCGGGGCGCTGAAGGACCTGGGCAGTAATTATTGTGCGAAAGATCTGCCTGAGCTGCGCGAAGAAGACTTTGCGTGTGTGAAGGACAAGGATCAGAGCCAGGCCAGCTGA